Genomic window (Dasypus novemcinctus isolate mDasNov1 chromosome 10, mDasNov1.1.hap2, whole genome shotgun sequence):
cacatttttcccacCTAaataacattcttcattagtatggtacattcagtgcaattgataaatgcattttggggaattgccactgagcatggatcatagtttacattgtagtttacactctctcccacatgattaactaggttatgggaagatatataatggcctatatctgccattgcagtgtcattcaggacgattCTTAAGtacccaaaattcccccatattacacctgtttttccctctctttgccctcagaacctccagtggccactgcctcaatATCAATGTtgaaattttttccattgctagaatcacaataagtctatagtagaataccagttagtccaCCCTGTCCCTAGTTcattccccaaccctgaggattctgggatggtgattgtCTACTCCAAATCTAATTAACAGGGAGCTTTGTTCCAATACAActaatggatggaactctcttgcttgcagttgtaggctttctaCTTTCCTTGTTATGGTAGTTGTTCATTCTcatatccttgttagttgttctgcatgagttcaatgaactggagagtaggagctgcaactctctTGATGCTCAGGGTCCAGcttgcacatggacagtccaaagatttaagtctcttggatggaCACCTATGAACTCTAGGTCCaaatacaggttcaaatagaggggacagatgagccatgtgtagggaagccataactgagtccaCCTATGTCACTCTCAGGTgcacaaagtccaaagtagggtccactggcaagacaccaaattCTGGAGCTACCTGTCCTGActgtaggacctgagtgtctccagagccttcaggagcccaactatttggggtagtatctactttgacagtctatgagatcctgctgagatgtgcaaaatctttacctctgggatgacctcccaactcattttgaggtttcttagccatataaaatcatttgtctttaccttgtCCCCTTTAATTTgagttttttttccagttgctttgctggttggtgcttgatagtaatccctcagtgacagggaggctcagCTCTGGGAGTCAAGCCCCATGCTGAGGGAAAGGTAGTGCACTTATATGCtgcgtttggcttagagagaggccacatttgagcacaaGGAGGCTCTTAAGAGGTAGCTCTTAAGCACCCTATAACTCTACATTAAGtttaaatttcaagagcaaaggcttaaAAGCGTAGTTatcaatgtcaagggcccatCAACTGCTATCTTCCTTtgctagtcactgcccctgtacgtCAGTGATTTTTGATGTTCCActagagaatgtgacagaattCCCCAGAattggaattcaatattcttttggttattgtatgaatctccacccactgtgacaatgccccatgaacatttgagcacatttatatacattatatatctaggttaacttcctcccatgtatcctctATCACTGATacctcacaccaatgatcctccccttccCCAATTGCAACCACATTTAATAGCAGAGTATCTTAAAACTGCAATTATACATTATGTAAaggaatttttaaggaaaattttagCTCTCACCTGAATCAAATTACTCACAAAATTTGGTTTCATTCTTATTTCTTAGCTGTCaaaattttctctattaaaatttaacaacaaatgagacaaaaatttaatttgagaatatattttttatttaacaaaattatggaaatcagaagaaaggaaatgattCATTTTTAATCATATTGAGTTAAAGAAATCTTACTGAAGTTTGTTGACACATCACATATGATAGGGTTTTCAAATAGTTAGCAGGTAGATACAAAAGAGATAAGTATATTATAGTTTAAAGATATTTAATCCAATGAATTCATAAAATGGCAGATCTTAAAGTACTGTAAGATGAGATTCTTGATTTTGTTCATGTACAAAGAAAACATTCATTTTTCAATATTAAATGATAGAGGAATAGATATTTTAGGAATGAGTGGAAAgcaaaagctgaaaaaaaaatagaaaatgacaaaaatattttgtatatgtttaGTATATGCATACGCATAATAAGCTTACCCTACAGgactataaaaattattaatatgtttaggatatttctattttctttaatactttaaaatattttccaaatttccttcactgatcacatttatttttctataaattaatTCTATCATAATATTTTACTTTGCTCTAAGACCAAATATTGTTACTGATTTTAGTGGTTCATTTATTAATAAGTTTAACTGTATGTATATAGCACCAGTGAATATTTTCATAACAAAAGtcattgaatatttaaaattttgaaagaatataagTATTCTGATGATGTgaccaaaatttattttcattggtTTAAAATTTTCAAGTCCTTGTCTGTGGTAATATTCATAATAATATTATGGATTTAGTAGTTTTGTTCTTCTTACACATGTGATGAAATGAGGTTTACTGTTTCGGTGACTTACTAAGGTATATTCAGCTAAAAAGCTGGCAGATCTAGAAATTAAATCCTGGATTTTCCAGTCCAAAGCAGCATTCATTACTACTCTgcaatattttttctaaatagaATAAAATGGACATCTGAAATTTCTTTCCATAATAAAATCATCTGAAATTGGAATATATATGGGGAATTCTATGATACAATTTGAAAGATCAAACAAATTTTTGTGCTCATTAATTTCCTTAAAAGCACAATATTTAAACCACAGTGGTAACCTATATATCAAGTCTTccaatttttatatgtttttctaaAAACATATTATTGGAACTGTTTCATATCATGTATGATCAAGCAGATGATTGCTCAATAGAAATGCTTGCTAATTAAAGGATATTCTTCTATTTAGAGAAAGACCAAGTAAATACctcataaaaaagaaaggaaagatgagcttaaatgttcaacattattgTCATTTAAATTGTCTGGCGCCCTCTCTTTTCTTCATGACTCTAATGAGAGCATTTCTCACCTCTTTGTTCCTAAGACTATAAATGAGTGGATTCAGCATGGGGATCACCATCGTGTAAAACACAGAGGCCAGTTGATCTTTTCCCAAAGAGTAGGActtctttggttttaaataaataaatgtcatggTGCAGAAAAATATAGTGACTCCTAGTAGGTGGGAGGCACAAGTAGAGAAGGCTTTGCGCTTTCCTGAAGTCGAATTAATTTTCAGGATAGTAGACAGAATGGACCCATAGGACATGGAGATTGTGATTAGAGACACCATTATCGTTATGCCAGAGAGAATGATTATCATGATTTCAGTGTCATGAGTGTCAGTGCAGGACAGGGCTAAAATTGGGGCTaagtcacagaaaaagtgatagaTTATATTGGAGTTGCAGAAATGCAAACTGTTCATGCAAAGAACATTGACCAAGGAGTCAGTGAAGCCAATCATATAGGACCCAGTGATGAACGTACAGCAGATTTTCATAGACATAATAACTGTGTAGTGAAGAGGATTGCAGATAgctacatagcggtcataggccattgaagagagaaggaaaaattcagTGGCacctaagaaaacaaaaaaatacatttggaCGAAGCAACCTTTAAATGAAATATGCTTAGTGGAAGTCAGTAAATTCTCTAAGGTTTTAGGTGTGATGACAGTTGAGTAACTGAGATCGAGGAATGACAGGTGactgaggaaaaagtacatgggggtgtgaagcTGGGGATCAAGTTGAATTATCACTATCATCCCGGCATTTCCCAGCAGGGTGATCAGGTATATCAGGAGAAACAGCATAAAGAGGACCTGCCTGAGATCTTCAGATTCTGTCAATCCCATCAGGATGAAGTTAGCCACATTTGTCATATTACTTCCCATAGCATTTAAGTACTGTAAACTGTTGAGAAATCACAGGTGATACTAATTATTTTGCTTTGTACATAAAATGCTTAtttatatttgtgtttacattattttataaCACTATTTTCAGTAATATGCCAATgccattaaatatttataatacacCTTGGTCTATGTTATTTATTAGATTTCTGTAAAACCCACAATTTCATATGTTTTATGTTGGCTGGTTCTTCACTACTAATTTCTTTCTATGAGTATgtaccaactgatgaatgggcaTTTTTGAGGTATCACAGTGAAAATATGGTGCAGCTTCTCCATTCAGTTTTGATGGTGTCACCTAATTCTACACAGCACATGTATTGCATTCAGTCACAACAAATTTCGTgcaacattttgatattttaggcTATTGTCTTTTATTATATTAAGAGAAACATGAAAGAACAAAAAATCAATGTTTAGATTAGTAAATTTTTTATACTTAACTTATGGACAAAAACTCATTTCATCTATATAAATATGTGATATTCTCTCATGTGAATCTTGCAATAATAAATGATGATGGAATAAATTCTTAAGTGTTTTCAAAATCAattcatttaagaaaaatatttacattagaaTTTCAGAAGTGACTTTGCCAGTATGGATTAAATTGCCACAAAATAATACAATTCTCTTCATGAAATATTTAGTGATACAGAGAAAACCCTATTTGGAgagtaaaaaggaagaatgaatatAATTTACAATGTGGGACCTTGAGATCGAAATCAAAGGAGATCTCCTACATCAATGACATTCCAATAGGGTCTCATTCCCCTGGCAAAATCACCAAGAAAGCGATTTTCATCacaacattaaaataattttatatccataaaaatataaataagagtTATATAAATCTCTTCAACTCATATAAATAAGagttgaagaaagaaaattttgcaaTACTAATTTTATGACTAAACATTTCTGATGAATCTTTATAGGGGGGATtcaaatataacatttttaagagtaaaataatttTAGCAAAAGAACAGCagggagaaacagaaaagaaacatgatTACTTtgttctacatttaaaaaaaatagaattttatctCTGACAATTTTTCAATGCCATTATTTTTAAGAGttctatttctcatttcaattCTGTCAAATTCTGTTTTATGTTCCTTGAAGCACTTTTCAAGAATACAataattttctgaaaaattagccctattgttattttatactgtctttcatttctctggaataCAGATGTCTAATTTTCCTAATACTATTATGTTGCATAATATTATTATATGCTCATTTCTCAGGtatatactttaatattttttgcTATTCAGATACTGCTTATAGATATCATGTAATTGGGgcttgcttttttatatttttaaaaatttattgaaatatatcactcatacataaacatgcataaacaataaatttataatagttgtgaacttacaaaacaaacttatataacatcaaacaaacatgtaacacttcaccctaccaccaataactcgcattgtttttaaaccctttaaactaatgattaaaagcattgtcaaaatattactcgTAAActaagtattttcccctaaccaatctgattattatctttgcATCatctatatatgaacatacataagcaattaagggtatagtaacagttgtgaacttaaaaagcaaacacacataacatcatacaggggtcccatacatcaaccctccaccaacactttgcattgtcatgagatgtttgttacaaactatgaaagaacactgtcaaaatcttgctAATAGTCATAGTTTTTATCTtccatttggtgtgtttttctcccaaaccaccctattattatttttaaatacattttttatgacagaagttgtaaacttataaaacaatcatgcacatgtgcagaattcccagacaacactcctccatcaacacaccacaatgtggtgtgtcatttgctacagataaaataatattatctgattattgccatgtccagagttgccatgtccatagtgtacatttggctcacattttccatactgcctccatatcaacacagtacacctttggcatatatgcaagaatattgtattattgctaaccacaatccatcggtaactccacctgtatttttcccatgctgctCCACAGtcccaacaccttgcagtagtgatatatatttgttctagctaacaaatgACATTCTTGCATcaaccatcaatcacaattctcacccacctcttggtttactgtgctatccagttcctaggttattctcaagcattctgtcaattggtatttacataactagacaaccattttcagtcacatcctcatttataaactagctgttacttactctgtgttaccattcactctgtacatttccataattttacagtgaagataattaaaatttctacattcattaaacatcagtagtccactcagtccttctcttatctcttttaagaatacaacacttaccaccaggtcttgaagatattttccaataatttcttctagaagtttcattattcttgtttttatttttagtttttttgatccattttgaattagtctttggataaggtgtgagataggggtcctttttccttctttcatgtatggatgtccatttctttcagcaccatttgtttaatggactgttctgcctgagctgtgtgagtttgacaggctactcaaaaatcacttgaccatacctgtgagggtctctTTGTGAACCATAAATTAAGTTGCATTGGCCTatagtgtctgtctttaggccagtaccttgttgttttttccactataggaaggtattatgatttaaagtctggagatgagggttcacttttccattttatgatctttttggctattcaggacttcttacccttccaaataaatttaatgttcatgttttcaattttttctttaatgctggtggaatttttttgaggattgcattaaatctatatatcaatttgagtagaattgacatcttaatgatatttagtcttctgatccatgagcatggaatgtttttccaattatttagggcttttttgatttgttttaatattgagttgcagtttttttaatacaagtgctttacatctttggttaagttttttcctaactatctgagttttatctgtcatattttattttcaccactcttttcacacttttatttactattattgatataatctttatttctagactctcttccaggcatctctctcctgtcttttcttttcaggctctagcacaccctttagtatttcctgaaaacctggtctcttacttagaaattctctcagtttctgtttatctgtgaatattttaatttcaccctcatttctgaaagacagtctttctgcatataagattcttggctggaagtttttctcttgtagtatcttaaatatatcagaccactgtcttcttgcctccatggtttctggtaagaaatcagcacttaatcttactggatatcccatatatgttatgcgttgcttttctcttgctgctctcagaattctctctttgtctttggcctttgacaatcTGATGAGTTGATCTAttaggattttttcagatgggagaacATTGTTCTTCTTGTACAgggatacctatgtccttcaatagggttgggaaattttctaccattatttctttaaatattacttctgccccttttcccttctattctccttctgggacacccatgacacatatgtttgcatgccttttgtgtcatttagttctctgagaccttgttcaattttttccattcttttcttcatctcttcttttgtatgctcactttcagaggccatttcttcaagctcaacaatcctttcttctgcctcctcaaatctgctattatatgatttcaatgatttttaaatttcattgattgcacctttcattaccataagatctgctatttttctatatatgctttcaaattcttctttatgttcatccagtgtcttcataatatccgtaatctctttagccatctcattgaatttattatggaaatttgTTTGAGCATCTGTCATTAGTTgtatcaactcctttatgtcatctggagacatcttgttcctttaactgggccataacttcctgtttcttggtgtggattgtaattttttgccggTGTCTTTCCAtatggcttactagagtatttattccgggtgcagtttttctctttattttaggacttcttattgtttctcccttgctggttatgtagtagtagccaagcatgtagttggtgctgtatgctgtggaggctcaagctgccctcattgcaccacggaccaatgaagcttcttctaactttctcctttgccaggggtagggacagagtcacagctatgtggtataatccacatgcaggcctagactgtagttgcccagagagattaatGAAggttcacatccctttctccactacctggggcagggatggagctgcaggtgtgggcagctacCTGTGCAGACTTCTgcttttcagtctatgccagccaaatttgtctgcagttatctgtataggctggtgcaggaatCCTCAACCTCTTCCCttccagaggtagggctgaaacCTAGGTGAGCTGCAGGCTGACCTGCAGGAAAGAAACCGTCAgcttggcttcccctcaggctgggggcagagtcagaatggtgactactggcctctttctgacttgggctaatactcaccctagctgttcccagggttgtcTCTCAGCCATCCCAGTCTCccagtcagtagctgaaattgtcAGTCAACTGTCTTCTCCTCCCctctttctgggaaatggagcttccacttcccatcacagaacagctcctggggcagcttgtgccaccagagtagaaagatcaccagcctctgcagcttggctggcaattaaccagaaaggctggcacaggtcccacaacttcctccctgttggaggtggcactggggcctaggctagaactgcaatatgatcgggatggaaagaagctggttcccacTAGCACTGTGGTTCTCAGTCCGCCCAGCCTCCCTTCTCACCAGGCATGTAGTTAAGATCGtggcttccagcctctttctgacttggacaggctcaaaccttctCAGGATcacactgtagcccactgaatttactcatcatagctgaaattggtgcccaatcatctcttcctcccccattttggggaagtgagTTTCAGCAGCTGTAGAACAGCACCCGaggtagcttgtgcctccagtgcaggatgggcactggcctccatggtctGGAGCTTCTCTTTGAGTCTtgtctgcagataggcagtctcttccttccattccttcaaagacattgcaggatgctcttctggtcttctggagccctCAAACAGATGCTTCAattagctccagagagctctgggtgtctgcagacgggcagtctcttccttccactccttcgAAGACACTGCAGGATGCTCATCTGGacttctggagcccccaaacagatgcttcagctagctccagagagctctgggtgtttgctaactgtcctgtagcaagagctgactctaggagctcctaactctgccaccatcttgctggttcttggGGCTTACTTTTTAAGAGAATCAtttactaaaccttttaaaaactgagtttttattctacttatatttaaaataattatttatggaCTATTTTTACTTTGTGTCTGATATTCTGTTTCTTCTCCCCTGACTTATTTTTGTTaataagtttaataaaatatttaatattaaattttattctcaaacctgttttttagccattctttaatacctgatattataATGATAGCTTAAGGGGGTAAAATTTGCatccttaaattatttttgtacacataatattattatgattgctgctaagccactaaatttgttgCTATCTTTTGACACCCAGAATCTTTGTGAAACTtgcaaagagaagacaaacaattttcttcaaaactccagaaaatatttcaatgatTTCATTAACTGAATGACTGATGAATcaagaaaaacaacttaaaattgGTGGCACCAGGCTGACCTCTTCCCCCAATCCTGCATTCTTATTGTGGATTCCTGGCTTTGTTTCTGGGGAAGCAGAATAAAGCCCATGTGCATGCAGAAGTGCATGCATGTCCACTCCAATCTACTCAGTGTAGCCAGAAAGCCTGATCAAAGACACTCATCTCTCTCCTGCTGAGAGGTGGCATCATTTAAGTACTTAGTATGGAAAGGGTTGCAACCTTGGTTAGGATGGAAAAAGTAAAGATATTGTAATGTTCAAAGTTACCTTAGAAGGCCAAGTTCTGTAAAGGCCACAACTTGCatagaattttaattttgtatagTTGCCCATATAGGttctaggaaaaataaaatataatggaagttgaaaaaaaaaggacattcatCTCTGTATCGCTCTTCTAGTACATGAACTTCAAGCAGAAACAGACTGACAACAGCAAAGCCAGTTTAAGAAGAAATAGCTTTAAAGCAGTCTGAGATAAAGGATTTCTGTTTTTAAGACATAAAATACAACACACTGAAGGGATGGGGGGGTGAGATCTATTTCATAGTATTAGAAAAGGCATTCCAATTTCCATAAACAGGGTAATTTCTAAGGTCAGTACACAAGACCAGAAAAAGACACATGCTAAGAAAAGAGGTTAAAGTATATTACATTTGCTTTAGGCTGATCTCTTAAAAGGAGAggtatttgtcagccaaaagaggtgctgatgcaaagtaccagaactctttaATTGActttcataaagagtatttatctggggtagaatcTTATcatcacaagaccctaaagaatacaactcaaggtactataagatCTACTTTCTTACTCAAAGTCATTTGTCACTTACTGAGCAAGATGACAGGCAATGTCTATGAGggtttagctttccttcttccatttaaggctccatggtcgcAGCTTCTTCTGATCGCAACTGTAGTCTGTAATAAGGCTTgtgtctctccccagggctcactTCATTCCAggttcagcttctctgttctttccacaaggtcagctgtagactatcaggctcatctctctccccaggacctctgccatgtctattaCTGTCTCTATtactctgtttgtttttttcctactctgtatatctacttctgtgttcttgattgagtgtccatttatacagccTGTCAAGGGTAaagatgtggttgaatcaaagccgaAGTCTTTCCATAATTTAATACAAATTATCTCAGAtgaatgtaatacaatcaaatgatatcatgcccagaggaattgAGAATTTTACAAATACAATCAATATCTTTTTGGAGTTAATAAATAATATCGAACTACCTCAGAAAGCATCAACCAAAACAGAACCAATTTTCAAAGACAACGAAAGGTATGTTCTgcattggtttatttttcttagcTAGCAGCACTCAAAGATTATCTGTTATATGACTAAGTGGATGGAAATATAAGAAATAGACTGGTTAGGGGCTCAATGTAAtagttaaaacttaaaaattaaaatgtacatgtgaaacaaacatttacaaagcaaacaaagacacaagaaatgatggtccagccaaaggaacaagataaaacttCAGAAATCATCAAATAAGAAGACCACATGTTGGGTATATAGAGGGAGGAATCAGAGAACTCAAATACAAAACAATTCAAATGATACAGGCTGAagagattaaagggaaaaaaaagtgaaaaatgtgaACAGAAATGAAGACACCTTAAGGACATCTTCAAAAATACCAATGAAAGCATAgcaggagtcccagaagaagaaacagtgaaaggggcaggaggaatatttatagaaataatggaaaaaaatctcAAAGTTAAGGAAAGACATAAGTACTCATCAAGATTCCCAATGAACACCAATAGATAAATTTGAAGAGAACCTTGTTCTGAATCAATGTAGCCAAACTGGCATTCATTGGCAAAGAGAcagttttgaaagctgcaagagataAGCAAAATATTATGTAAAAGTCAGTCCCTATaaaattaagtgttgatttctcacagaaaccttggaggcaagaaagtAGTGAGATGAAATAtctaagtgctgaaagaaaaaaatttccactgCGAATTTTATATAGGTCAAGTGTTGTGTCTTAATGTGGGAAAGGTTAAgatattttcagattttaaaaaatgctgaggGAGAGTCTCAGAAGACTTGCTCTACAAGCTGTTATAAGGTGCTTttcaaactgaaagaaaggacactagacagtgtaTCAAAGgagaataaaggaataaagatgTCTGGTAAATGTAACCACATGGATAATTATAAATCCCAATATTACTATGCTGTACTTTTGTATGTAACACCTATTTACTTGTACAGCTTATAAAAAGCAAATGCTGAAAAAGTAATGAACTATCTATGGTTTAGGACATATAATAtgtaaagatataatttttaataagtaCAAAAAACGTGGGTGTTATAGGGACATAGGAAAGTGTTGAATCTcatattattaaatttaatttgatATTGAATCAAAGTTGTTACAGATTTATGATGGTGTATTTAAGTTCCAACACAGTGATAAGTAAATATCTCAATAcatatacagaaataaatgataagggactcaaaatggctcactacaaaaataaaatctatagGAAAATatgcattaatggaagaattaatGGACAAAATGTTATAAGACTTAAAAAGCCCACATggcaaaatggaagaagaaattccTGCATTTTCAGTAGTTAATTTATGTGTAAATTCAccaaactccccagtcaaaaaaCAGAGATTGGCACAATGACTGAAAAAATTCACCCAAGTATATGATGATTAGAAGACACTCACCTTaatttcaaagacacaagtaggttgtaagtgaaatgatggaaaaatatcTCATGCAAAAATTCACTAAAGAGAAGTgtggtagctatactaacaacatataaattatacttcaagTTCAAAACAATTCAAAAGGACAAGTGAATGCACTATATAGTGATGAAGTAGTAAATTCAAAAAGAAGAAGTAGCAATTAGAAATATAGATACAGCAAACAAAAGAACCCTTCAATAATGAAGAAAAGATTGACAattctgaagggagaaatagttgaATCTATGCTAATAGTATGAGACTCCCATACAACATATTTAAGAATAGAggaacttttatatatatatatttatatatatttatatatatatatatataatattgataAGGAAATATACATATTGATAAGGAAATATATAATATTGATAAGGAAAGAGAATATC
Coding sequences:
- the LOC101438137 gene encoding olfactory receptor 8H1-like, whose amino-acid sequence is MGSNMTNVANFILMGLTESEDLRQVLFMLFLLIYLITLLGNAGMIVIIQLDPQLHTPMYFFLSHLSFLDLSYSTVITPKTLENLLTSTKHISFKGCFVQMYFFVFLGATEFFLLSSMAYDRYVAICNPLHYTVIMSMKICCTFITGSYMIGFTDSLVNVLCMNSLHFCNSNIIYHFFCDLAPILALSCTDTHDTEIMIIILSGITIMVSLITISMSYGSILSTILKINSTSGKRKAFSTCASHLLGVTIFFCTMTFIYLKPKKSYSLGKDQLASVFYTMVIPMLNPLIYSLRNKEVRNALIRVMKKREGARQFK